In one Bosea sp. RAC05 genomic region, the following are encoded:
- a CDS encoding AraC family transcriptional regulator, which yields MSERPLPAAVPSAGPIVTFEGARALYLGPALGLKPHRNAAFTLAVGLDAPIRLTLYGDRTGPVASTVSSIALVPAGHHHQLEAEGLVAFLYLDALGDDVRQVRTLDILAAHGVIAAERRDSLSRWGLDRWRTVLGVAVTETVDPRAAAVASAMIGDPDLYPSLAEAARAVELSPSRFHAVFRRQVGAPFRRYKLWRRMGLAMSALASGANLTEAAHGAGFSSSAHFSHQFVRMFGLPPSRLMALKPEIRWM from the coding sequence GTGAGCGAGCGGCCGCTGCCGGCGGCTGTGCCATCCGCTGGCCCCATCGTCACGTTCGAAGGTGCCCGCGCGTTGTATCTGGGCCCGGCGCTGGGGCTGAAGCCGCATCGCAACGCCGCGTTCACGCTCGCGGTTGGCCTGGACGCACCCATCAGATTGACGCTCTATGGCGATCGCACCGGACCAGTGGCGTCTACGGTGTCCTCGATCGCGCTCGTGCCGGCCGGGCATCACCATCAACTCGAAGCCGAGGGCCTTGTCGCCTTTCTCTACCTCGACGCGCTTGGTGACGATGTCAGGCAGGTCCGGACGTTGGACATTCTCGCGGCACATGGCGTCATCGCCGCCGAGAGGCGCGACAGCCTCAGCCGATGGGGTCTTGATCGTTGGCGAACTGTTCTGGGTGTCGCAGTCACGGAAACCGTCGATCCACGCGCCGCGGCGGTTGCCAGCGCCATGATTGGCGACCCAGACCTCTATCCGTCGTTGGCCGAAGCGGCGCGGGCCGTTGAGCTTTCACCCTCGCGATTTCACGCGGTCTTCCGTCGGCAGGTGGGCGCGCCCTTTCGGCGCTACAAGCTGTGGCGACGCATGGGCTTGGCGATGAGCGCGCTTGCCTCGGGCGCCAACCTGACAGAAGCGGCGCATGGCGCAGGCTTCTCCAGTTCCGCGCACTTTTCGCACCAGTTTGTCCGGATGTTTGGACTGCCGCCGTCCAGGCTCATGGCGCTCAAGCCAGAAATTCGCTGGATGTGA
- a CDS encoding type II toxin-antitoxin system RelE/ParE family toxin: protein MKLEWGAFALADREALFDWIARESPRAAAIVDERIETAIETLPALPDRGRPGRIAGTREFLIAGTSCIAAYRVSGDTIRVLRIFHMAQMWPEDLP, encoded by the coding sequence GTGAAGCTCGAATGGGGCGCCTTCGCGCTCGCAGACCGCGAGGCGCTCTTTGACTGGATCGCCCGTGAAAGTCCCCGTGCCGCGGCGATCGTCGATGAGCGCATCGAAACAGCGATCGAGACCTTGCCCGCGCTCCCGGATCGTGGGCGGCCCGGCCGCATCGCCGGGACGCGCGAATTCCTGATCGCCGGCACATCCTGCATCGCCGCATACCGCGTCTCGGGCGACACAATCCGCGTGCTGCGCATTTTCCACATGGCCCAGATGTGGCCCGAGGACCTCCCCTAG
- the cydB gene encoding cytochrome d ubiquinol oxidase subunit II, which yields MEWYLPVIWAGLIGTAVLLYVVLDGFDLGIAILFPTTRDEGERDQMMNSVAPFWDGNETWLVLGGGGLWVAFPTAYAIIMPAFYLPVTLMLLALIFRGVAFEFRWVAKPKHRVWDLAFWLGSTLAAFAQGLILGGMIQGITVVDRQFAGGPFDWFTPFTLMCGAGVVVGYALLGATWLIYKTEGRVAERARAQAKVLLLGLLAFALIVSLWTPYAHPRIAERWFTWRNMALLWPFPVLTTLCGVLAWRRLHGRHEFTPFALTIAIFVLCFLGLAISNFPYLVPPDLTIWDVAAAPSSHVFVLIGVTFLLPMILFYTAFVYWTFRGKVKADSGYH from the coding sequence ATGGAATGGTATCTCCCCGTCATCTGGGCCGGCCTGATCGGCACCGCCGTGCTGCTCTATGTCGTGCTCGACGGCTTCGACCTGGGCATCGCGATCCTGTTCCCGACGACGCGCGACGAGGGCGAGCGCGACCAGATGATGAACTCCGTCGCGCCGTTCTGGGACGGCAACGAGACCTGGCTGGTGCTGGGCGGCGGCGGGTTGTGGGTCGCCTTTCCCACCGCCTACGCCATCATCATGCCGGCCTTCTACCTGCCGGTGACGCTGATGCTGCTGGCGCTGATCTTCCGGGGCGTCGCCTTCGAGTTCCGCTGGGTCGCCAAGCCCAAGCACAGGGTCTGGGACCTCGCCTTCTGGCTCGGCTCGACGCTCGCGGCCTTCGCCCAGGGGCTGATCCTCGGCGGGATGATCCAGGGCATCACCGTGGTCGACCGGCAGTTCGCCGGCGGGCCCTTCGACTGGTTCACGCCGTTCACGCTGATGTGCGGGGCGGGCGTCGTCGTCGGCTATGCGCTGCTGGGCGCGACCTGGCTGATCTACAAGACCGAAGGCCGCGTCGCCGAGCGCGCCCGCGCGCAGGCGAAGGTGCTGCTGCTGGGGCTGCTGGCCTTTGCCCTGATCGTCTCCCTGTGGACGCCCTATGCCCATCCGCGCATCGCGGAGCGCTGGTTCACCTGGCGCAACATGGCGCTGCTCTGGCCGTTCCCGGTGCTGACGACGCTGTGCGGCGTCCTCGCCTGGCGGCGCCTGCACGGCCGGCACGAGTTCACGCCGTTTGCCCTGACGATCGCGATCTTCGTGCTCTGCTTCCTGGGGCTCGCGATCTCGAACTTCCCCTATCTGGTGCCGCCCGACCTGACGATTTGGGACGTCGCGGCGGCGCCCTCCTCGCATGTCTTCGTGCTGATCGGCGTGACCTTCCTGCTGCCGATGATCCTGTTCTACACGGCCTTCGTGTACTGGACCTTCCGCGGCAAGGTGAAGGCCGACAGCGGCTATCATTAG
- a CDS encoding tetratricopeptide repeat protein has protein sequence MKSRGPITAAALALLLALPVGAAAQGATARSQEARSQDRLDTAESLEGNYLAAIVAGAGRDLGAAAVYLREAIKGDPQNNDLLERAFVAFLADGAMPDAFRAADKLIQRDPSNGLAQLAIGIRALKQKNYQTARNHLQRGGRGRAADITATLLSAWSQLGSGQPTRAIETLERLKGEASYNLFRDYHAGLILDAAGRKADAEKRLKAAYDSEKTTLRLVDLWARMQARNGDFDGAAATYSEFDRLLPNHPIVRDGLAKVAARQTPPRQVGTAQQGAAEVLYGLASAGNRQGDEAAALLYLRLAIYLDPNHDLAILTLGDILERARQPEDAVAVYEKMPDSSPLRPNAEIQAGLALENLGRPEEAVKHLNALIAERPDDIDALSALGNVYRSRKMFEEAAATYDKAIGKLASPGRANWDLFYFRGIARERIKRWSEAEADLRKALELLPEPLGRERALVLNYLGYSLVDQNLKLDEALGMLRRAVELRPRDGYIIDSLGWAYYRLGRYTEALRELERAVELRPSDPVINDHLGDVYWKVGRRLEAGFQWNHARDLNPEPEDLVKIKRKIERGLEDGPSANAVEPKDAAEPKKDGG, from the coding sequence ATGAAAAGCCGTGGCCCGATCACGGCGGCTGCCCTGGCGTTGCTGCTGGCCCTCCCGGTGGGGGCTGCGGCTCAGGGCGCGACGGCGCGCAGCCAGGAGGCGCGCAGCCAGGACCGCCTCGACACCGCCGAAAGCCTCGAGGGCAACTATCTCGCGGCGATCGTCGCCGGCGCGGGGCGCGATCTCGGCGCGGCCGCCGTCTATCTGCGCGAGGCGATCAAGGGCGATCCCCAGAACAATGATCTGCTGGAGCGCGCCTTCGTCGCCTTCCTGGCCGACGGCGCCATGCCGGACGCCTTCCGGGCCGCCGACAAGCTGATCCAGCGCGATCCCTCCAACGGCCTCGCCCAACTCGCCATCGGCATCCGCGCGCTGAAGCAGAAGAACTACCAGACCGCCCGCAACCACCTGCAGCGCGGCGGCCGCGGTCGTGCGGCCGACATCACCGCGACGCTGCTCTCCGCCTGGTCGCAGCTCGGCTCGGGCCAGCCCACCCGCGCCATCGAGACGCTGGAGCGGCTGAAGGGCGAGGCGTCCTACAACCTCTTCCGGGATTACCACGCCGGCCTCATCCTCGACGCCGCCGGCCGCAAGGCCGATGCCGAGAAGCGCCTCAAGGCGGCCTATGATTCGGAGAAGACGACGCTGCGCCTCGTCGATCTCTGGGCCCGGATGCAGGCCCGCAACGGCGATTTCGACGGCGCCGCCGCGACCTATTCCGAATTCGACCGGCTGCTGCCGAATCATCCGATCGTCCGCGACGGCCTCGCCAAGGTCGCGGCGCGGCAGACGCCGCCGCGCCAGGTCGGCACGGCCCAGCAGGGTGCCGCCGAGGTGCTCTACGGCCTCGCCAGCGCCGGCAACCGCCAGGGCGACGAGGCGGCCGCGCTGCTCTATCTGCGCCTGGCCATCTATCTCGACCCCAACCACGACCTCGCCATCCTGACGCTGGGCGACATCCTGGAGCGCGCCCGCCAGCCCGAGGATGCCGTCGCCGTCTACGAGAAGATGCCCGACAGCTCGCCGCTGCGGCCCAATGCCGAGATCCAGGCCGGCCTCGCGCTGGAGAATCTCGGCCGGCCCGAAGAGGCGGTGAAGCATCTCAACGCCCTCATCGCCGAGCGGCCCGACGACATCGACGCGCTCTCGGCGCTGGGCAATGTCTACCGCTCCCGCAAGATGTTCGAGGAGGCCGCCGCCACCTACGACAAGGCGATCGGCAAGCTCGCCTCGCCCGGCCGCGCCAACTGGGACCTGTTCTATTTCCGTGGCATCGCCCGCGAGCGCATCAAGCGCTGGTCCGAGGCCGAGGCCGATCTGCGCAAGGCGCTCGAGCTCCTGCCCGAGCCGCTGGGCCGCGAGCGCGCGCTGGTGCTGAACTATCTCGGCTATTCGCTGGTCGACCAGAACCTGAAGCTCGACGAGGCGCTGGGGATGCTGCGCCGCGCCGTGGAGCTGCGCCCGCGCGACGGCTACATCATCGATTCGCTCGGCTGGGCCTATTACCGCCTCGGCCGCTATACCGAGGCGCTGCGCGAGCTCGAGCGCGCCGTCGAGCTGCGCCCCTCCGACCCGGTCATCAACGACCATCTCGGCGACGTCTACTGGAAGGTCGGGCGCCGTCTCGAAGCCGGCTTCCAGTGGAACCACGCCCGCGACCTCAATCCCGAGCCCGAGGATCTGGTCAAGATCAAGCGCAAGATCGAGCGCGGCCTGGAGGACGGCCCCTCCGCCAACGCCGTCGAGCCGAAGGACGCTGCCGAACCGAAGAAGGACGGCGGCTGA
- a CDS encoding uracil-DNA glycosylase — protein MSLTAAPDPAELVAWYAEMGITEALDEVTHDHFAAPAASEAPRPRPVLPPRAGQPALASVRPNAAAATAPDDAALSARTLAQGAETLEALKEALARFEGCALKATAKSLVFADGNPNGRVMIVGEAPGADEDRIGLPFVGRSGQLLDRMLAAIGLSRKDDVYIANLLPWRPPGNRTPTPQEVAICLPFIQRQIQLADPDILLCIGGPSAQGLLGLSGILASRGKWLEYDTGTRRIPAMATLHPAYLLRQPLQKRLAWRDLRALRAALDKVP, from the coding sequence ATGTCCCTGACCGCCGCGCCCGATCCTGCCGAGCTCGTCGCCTGGTATGCCGAGATGGGCATCACCGAGGCGCTGGACGAGGTCACGCACGACCATTTCGCGGCGCCCGCCGCGAGCGAGGCGCCGCGTCCCCGCCCCGTCCTGCCGCCACGCGCCGGCCAGCCGGCGCTGGCGAGCGTGCGTCCCAATGCCGCCGCCGCGACCGCCCCCGACGACGCCGCCCTGAGCGCCCGCACGCTGGCGCAAGGTGCCGAGACGCTGGAGGCGCTGAAGGAGGCGCTGGCCCGTTTCGAGGGCTGCGCCCTGAAGGCGACCGCCAAGAGCCTCGTCTTCGCCGACGGCAACCCGAACGGGCGCGTCATGATCGTCGGCGAGGCGCCGGGCGCGGACGAGGACCGCATCGGCCTGCCCTTCGTCGGGCGCTCGGGACAATTGCTCGACCGGATGCTCGCCGCCATCGGGCTGAGCCGCAAGGACGACGTCTACATCGCCAACCTCCTGCCCTGGCGGCCGCCCGGCAACCGCACGCCGACGCCGCAGGAGGTCGCGATCTGCCTGCCCTTCATCCAGCGCCAGATCCAGCTCGCCGACCCCGACATCCTGCTCTGCATCGGCGGGCCGTCGGCCCAGGGGCTGCTCGGCCTCTCCGGCATCCTGGCCTCGCGCGGGAAATGGCTCGAATACGACACCGGCACGCGCCGCATCCCAGCGATGGCGACGCTGCACCCGGCCTATCTGCTGCGCCAGCCGCTGCAGAAGCGCCTGGCCTGGCGCGACTTGCGGGCGCTGAGGGCGGCCTTGGACAAAGTGCCCTAG
- a CDS encoding class I SAM-dependent methyltransferase has translation MHGIAAALLSHVPLVAYPYRGENCACNLCGGTAATVVCRYDRRLKPLTTVSCDGCGLMRTDPMPSEEELGRYYASNYRLDYQLARNGTPPRLHLKRSRAEAAARFDLLAGYLSPGSQVLDLGSGSGEFLDILARAGHEATGIEPGRDFARYARATYGASVIGASWQDADLPAASFDLISAQHVLEHLREPVAALRRLAHWLAEDGFIHVEVPNAAATRHDPLQQFHFAHVHHFTPDTLISAAERAGLVFHAGGYPSPTTMIFRKLGPGETPVRRAPDQARPPLKLGTLSPGGYLLSGRWAMNAIRRARGFLRDSGRPSTVG, from the coding sequence ATGCACGGAATCGCCGCCGCCCTTCTCAGCCATGTTCCGCTCGTCGCCTACCCCTATCGCGGCGAGAATTGTGCCTGCAATCTCTGCGGCGGAACGGCTGCGACCGTGGTCTGCCGCTACGATCGGCGGCTCAAGCCGCTGACCACCGTCAGCTGCGACGGATGCGGCTTGATGAGAACCGATCCGATGCCGAGCGAGGAAGAGCTTGGTCGGTACTACGCCTCGAACTACCGCCTCGACTACCAGCTCGCCCGCAACGGCACCCCGCCGCGTCTTCATCTGAAGCGCAGCAGGGCGGAGGCGGCGGCGCGCTTCGATCTGCTGGCGGGCTATCTGAGCCCGGGCTCGCAGGTTCTCGATCTGGGCTCCGGCTCGGGCGAGTTCCTCGACATCCTCGCCAGGGCCGGCCACGAAGCGACGGGGATCGAGCCGGGGCGGGATTTCGCCCGCTATGCCCGCGCGACCTACGGCGCCAGCGTCATCGGCGCCTCATGGCAGGACGCCGATCTGCCCGCGGCCTCGTTCGACCTGATCTCGGCTCAGCATGTGCTGGAGCATCTGCGCGAGCCCGTCGCTGCGCTCCGCCGCCTGGCGCACTGGCTGGCGGAGGACGGGTTCATCCATGTCGAGGTGCCCAACGCGGCCGCCACGCGGCACGATCCGCTGCAGCAGTTCCACTTCGCCCATGTTCACCACTTTACCCCGGACACCCTGATCAGCGCCGCGGAGCGGGCCGGGCTCGTGTTTCACGCGGGCGGTTATCCCAGCCCCACCACGATGATCTTCCGCAAGCTCGGGCCGGGCGAGACGCCTGTCCGGCGAGCGCCTGATCAGGCCAGGCCCCCGCTCAAGCTCGGCACGCTGTCACCGGGCGGCTACCTGCTGTCGGGGCGATGGGCGATGAACGCCATCCGCCGTGCCCGCGGGTTCCTGCGGGATTCCGGGCGCCCCTCGACCGTCGGCTGA
- the ypfJ gene encoding KPN_02809 family neutral zinc metallopeptidase, producing the protein MQWEDYRQSENVEDRRGSGGGDFAGLPGGRGGLGIGTMVVLGLVGWALGIDPRLLIGGAELIGGIGGRQAPTQESRPASGPPKDEMGRFVSAVLAQNEDVWTKLLPQQANRRYEPPRLVIFDRVSTSACGTAQSAMGPFYCPPDKRVYLDLSFFQEMQRKLGGGGDFAYAYVIGHEVGHHIQNLLGILPKANQLKQRASEREANAISVRVELQADCFAGVWAHNIQAMGRIDAGDIEEAMRTAAAIGDDMLQKASRGQVVPDSFTHGSSAQRQRWFSTGFRTGSMQACDTFKPAQV; encoded by the coding sequence ATGCAGTGGGAAGATTACCGCCAGTCCGAGAATGTCGAGGACCGGCGCGGGAGCGGCGGCGGCGACTTCGCCGGGCTGCCCGGCGGGCGCGGCGGGCTGGGCATCGGCACCATGGTCGTGCTCGGGCTGGTCGGCTGGGCGCTCGGCATCGACCCGCGGCTGCTGATCGGCGGGGCTGAACTCATCGGCGGCATCGGCGGGCGCCAGGCCCCGACGCAGGAATCGCGCCCGGCCTCGGGGCCGCCCAAGGACGAGATGGGGCGCTTCGTCTCGGCCGTGCTGGCGCAGAACGAGGACGTCTGGACCAAGCTGTTGCCGCAGCAGGCCAACAGGCGCTACGAGCCGCCGCGGCTGGTGATCTTCGATCGGGTCTCGACCTCGGCCTGCGGCACCGCCCAGTCAGCGATGGGGCCGTTCTACTGCCCGCCCGACAAGCGCGTCTATCTCGACCTCTCCTTCTTCCAGGAGATGCAGCGCAAGCTCGGCGGCGGTGGCGATTTCGCCTATGCCTATGTCATCGGCCACGAGGTCGGCCACCACATCCAGAACCTGCTCGGCATCCTGCCCAAGGCCAACCAGCTGAAGCAGCGCGCCTCCGAGCGGGAGGCGAACGCGATCTCGGTGCGCGTCGAATTGCAGGCCGACTGCTTCGCCGGGGTCTGGGCGCACAACATCCAGGCGATGGGCCGCATCGACGCGGGCGACATCGAGGAAGCCATGCGCACCGCCGCCGCGATCGGCGACGACATGCTGCAGAAGGCCTCGCGCGGGCAGGTGGTGCCCGATTCCTTCACCCACGGCTCATCGGCCCAGCGCCAGCGTTGGTTCAGCACGGGGTTCCGGACCGGCTCGATGCAGGCCTGCGACACCTTCAAGCCGGCGCAGGTCTGA
- a CDS encoding type II toxin-antitoxin system RelB/DinJ family antitoxin: protein MASSALVQTRIDPEVKERAAAVLEAVGLTVSDAVRILLTRTANEGALPFELVDPIKQDAWFRAKVLEALADPRPAIPHDEVKARFAERRRTALEAEAAKEP, encoded by the coding sequence ATGGCATCGAGTGCGCTGGTCCAGACCCGGATCGACCCGGAGGTCAAGGAGCGGGCGGCGGCCGTGCTGGAAGCCGTTGGACTGACCGTGTCCGACGCGGTGCGGATCCTCCTCACGCGAACCGCCAATGAGGGCGCGCTTCCGTTCGAACTCGTCGATCCCATCAAGCAAGACGCATGGTTCCGCGCCAAGGTCCTCGAGGCCCTCGCGGACCCTCGCCCTGCCATCCCGCATGACGAGGTCAAGGCGCGCTTCGCCGAACGCCGCCGGACGGCCCTGGAGGCAGAGGCCGCGAAAGAGCCGTGA
- a CDS encoding electron transfer flavoprotein-ubiquinone oxidoreductase, giving the protein MDLEQARAEPRESMDYDVVIVGAGPAGLAAAIRLKQLDEAVSVVVVEKGAEVGAHILSGAVIDPSGLDALLPDWRQDEARPLTTEVSEDIFYFLTEPNGLRLPNVGMPKLMNNHGNFVGSLGLVTKYLAGRAEALGVEIYPGFAAAELLFNEDGSVAGVATGDMGIAKDGTVSERFTRGMELRGRYTLLGEGVRGSLSKIAIRQYGLDAGREPQKYGIGLKEIWQVKPEKFVKGRVQHSFGWPLDSRTGGGSFLYHFDDNLVTVGFVVHLNYENPTLSPFDEFQRFKTHPLIRDLFEGGKRLSYGSRAITEGGWQSVPKLTFPGGALIGCSAGFVNVPRIKGSHNAITSGMLAAEKLVPALAAGRAHDEVVEIENEWRDGPIGDDLKPVRNVKPLWSKYGTLLGIGLGGIDMWLNQLFGWSPFGTLKHGKPDYATLKPLSEVKPIVYPKPDGKVSFDKLSSVFLSSTNHEEDQPAHLKLTDASIPIAKNLPLYGEPARLYCPAGVYEVVYKDAEAKTEPRFVINAQNCVHCKTCDIKDPSQNITWTVPEGGGGPGYANM; this is encoded by the coding sequence ATGGATCTCGAACAGGCACGGGCCGAACCGCGCGAGAGCATGGACTATGACGTCGTCATCGTCGGCGCCGGGCCCGCCGGACTCGCCGCCGCGATCCGGCTGAAGCAGCTCGACGAGGCCGTCTCCGTCGTCGTGGTCGAGAAGGGCGCCGAGGTCGGCGCGCATATCCTGTCAGGGGCGGTGATCGATCCCTCGGGTCTCGATGCGCTCCTGCCCGACTGGCGGCAGGACGAAGCGCGCCCGCTGACCACCGAGGTCAGCGAGGACATCTTCTACTTCCTCACCGAGCCGAACGGCTTGCGCCTGCCGAATGTCGGCATGCCCAAGCTGATGAACAACCACGGCAATTTCGTCGGCTCGCTCGGGCTGGTGACGAAATATCTCGCGGGCCGCGCCGAGGCGCTGGGCGTCGAGATCTATCCGGGCTTCGCCGCCGCCGAGCTGCTCTTCAACGAGGATGGTTCCGTCGCCGGCGTCGCCACCGGCGACATGGGCATCGCCAAGGACGGCACGGTCTCCGAGCGCTTCACCCGTGGCATGGAGCTGCGCGGCCGCTACACCCTGCTGGGTGAAGGCGTGCGCGGCTCGCTCTCGAAGATCGCGATCCGCCAATACGGCCTCGACGCCGGCCGCGAGCCGCAGAAATACGGCATCGGTCTGAAGGAGATCTGGCAGGTCAAGCCGGAGAAATTCGTCAAGGGCCGGGTCCAGCACTCCTTCGGCTGGCCGCTCGACAGCCGCACCGGCGGCGGCTCCTTCCTCTATCATTTCGACGACAATCTGGTCACCGTCGGCTTCGTCGTCCATCTCAACTATGAGAACCCGACGCTCTCGCCCTTCGACGAGTTCCAGCGCTTCAAGACCCATCCGCTGATCCGCGACCTGTTCGAGGGCGGAAAGCGCCTGTCCTACGGCTCTCGCGCGATCACCGAGGGCGGCTGGCAGTCGGTGCCGAAGCTGACCTTCCCCGGCGGCGCGCTGATCGGCTGCTCGGCCGGCTTCGTCAACGTGCCCCGCATCAAGGGCAGCCACAACGCCATCACCTCGGGCATGCTGGCGGCCGAGAAGCTCGTTCCGGCGCTGGCCGCCGGCCGCGCGCATGACGAGGTCGTCGAGATCGAGAACGAGTGGCGCGACGGGCCGATCGGCGACGATCTCAAGCCGGTGCGCAACGTCAAGCCGCTCTGGTCGAAGTATGGCACGCTGCTCGGCATCGGGCTCGGCGGCATCGACATGTGGCTGAACCAGCTCTTCGGCTGGTCGCCCTTCGGCACGCTGAAGCATGGCAAGCCGGATTACGCGACGCTGAAGCCCCTGAGCGAGGTCAAGCCGATCGTCTATCCCAAGCCCGACGGCAAGGTCTCCTTCGACAAGCTCTCCTCGGTCTTCCTCTCCTCGACCAATCACGAGGAAGACCAGCCGGCGCATCTGAAGCTGACCGACGCGTCGATCCCGATCGCGAAGAACCTGCCGCTCTATGGCGAGCCGGCGCGGCTCTACTGCCCGGCCGGCGTCTACGAGGTGGTCTACAAGGACGCCGAAGCGAAGACCGAGCCGCGCTTCGTGATCAACGCGCAGAACTGCGTCCACTGCAAGACCTGCGACATCAAGGATCCCTCGCAGAACATCACCTGGACGGTGCCCGAGGGCGGCGGCGGGCCGGGCTACGCGAACATGTGA
- a CDS encoding response regulator → MKLLLIEDVGALADLTSRHLESEGFRVDVARSVSEARELLAVAPPDVIVLDLGLPDGDGLTLLARLRSEGLAIPILVVTAQTGLNQRIDGLDRGADDYLGKPAAPAEIAARCRALLRRPGGLLGGLLTCGDIALDTVSRMALVREQPLAIARREVDVLEVLMRRSGKVVPRPAIEAAIYTIDEAPGPNALEASVSRLRRSLAEAGASVVLHTVRGVGYLLTEAPR, encoded by the coding sequence ATGAAGCTGCTGCTGATCGAAGATGTCGGCGCCCTCGCGGACCTGACCAGCCGCCATCTCGAGAGTGAGGGCTTCCGCGTCGATGTCGCGCGCTCCGTGAGCGAGGCGCGGGAGCTTCTCGCCGTCGCGCCGCCCGATGTCATCGTGCTCGATCTCGGCCTGCCGGATGGCGACGGGCTGACGCTGCTGGCGCGCCTGCGCTCGGAGGGGCTCGCCATCCCCATCCTCGTGGTGACGGCCCAGACCGGCCTGAACCAGCGCATCGACGGCCTCGACCGCGGCGCCGACGATTATCTCGGCAAGCCGGCGGCTCCCGCCGAGATCGCCGCGCGCTGCCGGGCCCTGCTGAGACGCCCCGGCGGACTGCTCGGCGGGCTTTTGACCTGCGGCGACATCGCGCTGGACACCGTCAGCCGCATGGCCCTGGTCCGCGAGCAGCCGCTCGCGATCGCCCGGCGCGAGGTCGATGTGCTGGAGGTGCTGATGCGGCGCAGTGGCAAGGTCGTGCCCCGCCCCGCCATCGAGGCCGCGATCTACACGATCGACGAAGCGCCGGGGCCCAATGCGCTGGAGGCCTCGGTCTCGCGCCTGCGCCGGAGCCTGGCCGAGGCGGGCGCCAGCGTGGTCCTGCACACAGTCAGAGGCGTCGGCTATCTGCTGACGGAGGCACCCCGATGA
- a CDS encoding cytochrome ubiquinol oxidase subunit I: MVIDAFLLSRIQFAFTVSFHIVFPAFTIGLSAYIATLLGLWLKTGDVKFHTLARFWTKIFAVSFAMGVVSGIVLSYQFGTNWSRFSQVVGNVIGPIIGYEVLTAFFLEASFLGVMLFGWKRVPPWLHFLSACIVAGGTALSGFWILSANSWMQYPTGHEMRDGIAYPVDWLQIIFNPTFPMRFMHMMTAAYLTTAFVVLATGARHLLVGHSTESARTMVRMAILMIALTAPLQAVIGHRHGEDTAKYQPAKLAAIEAHWDSSKPAPLVLFAWPDEEKGVNRFEIAIPGLASLLTHGSMDALFPSLNDFAMQDRPPVKIPFFGFRIMVGIGVFMIAFGWLGAWLWWRGRVFEERRWLWVAQYTWPFGFVAILAGWFVTEVGRQPWIATGVLRSKDAISPITTGQVAISLALFVCVYCVVFSAGVLLINRLIDKGPDAITLQDPPEQPSQRPLKAAQAPASDLFGDGNPGDDRIQPAS, translated from the coding sequence ATGGTGATCGATGCCTTCCTGCTCTCGCGCATCCAGTTCGCCTTCACCGTCTCCTTCCACATCGTCTTCCCGGCCTTCACGATCGGACTCTCGGCCTATATCGCGACGTTGCTGGGGCTGTGGCTCAAGACCGGCGACGTGAAGTTCCACACGCTGGCACGGTTCTGGACCAAGATCTTCGCCGTCTCCTTCGCGATGGGCGTGGTCTCCGGCATCGTGCTCTCCTACCAGTTCGGCACGAACTGGAGCCGGTTCTCGCAGGTGGTCGGCAACGTCATCGGCCCGATCATCGGCTACGAGGTGCTCACCGCCTTCTTCCTCGAAGCCTCCTTCCTCGGCGTGATGCTGTTCGGCTGGAAGCGCGTGCCGCCCTGGCTGCATTTCCTCTCCGCCTGCATCGTCGCCGGCGGCACCGCGCTGTCGGGGTTCTGGATCCTCTCGGCCAACAGCTGGATGCAGTACCCGACCGGCCACGAGATGCGCGACGGCATCGCCTATCCGGTCGACTGGCTGCAGATCATCTTCAACCCGACCTTCCCGATGCGCTTCATGCACATGATGACCGCGGCCTATCTGACGACCGCCTTCGTCGTGCTGGCGACGGGCGCGCGCCATCTGCTCGTCGGCCACAGCACCGAATCGGCGCGCACGATGGTGCGCATGGCGATCCTGATGATCGCGCTGACGGCGCCGCTGCAGGCGGTGATCGGCCACCGTCATGGCGAGGACACCGCCAAGTACCAGCCGGCCAAGCTCGCCGCGATCGAGGCGCATTGGGATTCCTCCAAGCCGGCGCCGCTGGTGCTTTTCGCCTGGCCCGACGAGGAGAAGGGCGTCAATCGCTTCGAGATCGCCATTCCCGGCCTGGCGAGCCTGCTGACGCATGGCAGCATGGACGCCCTCTTCCCGAGCCTGAACGACTTCGCCATGCAGGACAGGCCACCGGTCAAGATCCCCTTCTTCGGCTTCCGGATCATGGTCGGCATCGGCGTGTTCATGATCGCCTTCGGCTGGCTCGGCGCCTGGCTGTGGTGGCGGGGCCGTGTCTTCGAGGAGCGGCGCTGGCTCTGGGTGGCGCAGTACACCTGGCCCTTCGGCTTCGTCGCGATCCTCGCCGGCTGGTTCGTCACCGAGGTCGGCCGCCAACCCTGGATCGCCACCGGCGTGCTGCGCTCCAAGGACGCGATCTCGCCGATCACGACGGGCCAGGTCGCGATCTCGCTGGCGCTGTTCGTCTGCGTCTACTGCGTCGTGTTCTCGGCCGGCGTGCTGTTGATCAACCGGCTGATCGACAAGGGGCCCGACGCGATCACGCTGCAGGACCCGCCCGAGCAGCCCTCGCAGCGGCCGCTCAAGGCGGCGCAGGCGCCGGCCTCCGATCTCTTCGGCGACGGCAACCCCGGCGACGACCGAATCCAGCCCGCGAGCTGA